From the genome of Blautia pseudococcoides, one region includes:
- a CDS encoding phosphoglycerate dehydrogenase produces the protein MYRYHCLNPISSVGLEYFPAKYESTDNISDADAVLVRSANMHEMELPKNVVAIARAGAGVNNIPLEECAKDGVVVFNTPGANANGVKEMVIAGMLLASRDIVGGIEWLEHQDATEDIGKLAEKKKKQFAGCEISGRKLGIIGLGAIGVKVANAAVHLGMEVYGYDPFISVDAAWNLSRSIHHINDLNVIYKECDYITIHVPLIESTRKMIGADEIAQMKEGVVLLNFARDLLVDEEALAEALKEGKVKKYVTDFANPLVTSTPNTLVTPHLGASTEESEDNCAVMAVKQLMDFLENGNIKNSVNYPDCDTGACVDVGRIAINHKNIPNMISQFTRVLGDAGVNISNMTNKSKGDFAYTLIDVSTPISGEVAKELKNIHGVYRVRIVK, from the coding sequence ATGTACAGATATCACTGCTTAAATCCAATTTCCAGTGTAGGACTGGAGTATTTCCCGGCCAAATACGAGAGCACAGACAATATATCAGATGCCGACGCCGTTCTGGTAAGAAGTGCAAACATGCATGAGATGGAGCTTCCGAAGAATGTGGTTGCTATCGCCAGGGCAGGTGCTGGCGTCAACAATATTCCGCTGGAGGAGTGCGCAAAGGACGGTGTTGTAGTCTTCAACACACCCGGAGCCAACGCCAACGGTGTAAAAGAGATGGTCATTGCCGGAATGCTGCTGGCATCCAGAGATATTGTGGGCGGTATTGAATGGCTGGAGCATCAGGATGCCACAGAAGATATCGGAAAACTGGCTGAGAAAAAGAAAAAACAGTTTGCCGGCTGTGAGATCAGCGGCAGAAAGCTGGGTATTATCGGCCTTGGCGCCATCGGTGTAAAGGTGGCAAATGCAGCCGTACATCTTGGAATGGAAGTATACGGTTATGACCCGTTTATCTCTGTAGATGCAGCATGGAATCTTTCCAGAAGTATTCACCACATCAATGACCTGAATGTGATCTACAAAGAATGTGATTATATCACTATTCATGTACCGCTGATCGAATCTACAAGAAAGATGATCGGCGCGGATGAGATCGCCCAGATGAAAGAGGGTGTGGTTCTCCTGAACTTTGCAAGAGATTTGCTGGTAGATGAGGAAGCTCTGGCGGAGGCACTGAAAGAGGGCAAAGTAAAAAAATATGTGACAGACTTTGCCAATCCGCTGGTGACCAGCACGCCCAATACTCTGGTAACTCCTCATCTGGGAGCATCCACAGAGGAATCAGAAGATAACTGTGCAGTGATGGCAGTGAAACAGCTTATGGACTTTCTGGAAAACGGAAATATCAAGAATTCCGTAAACTATCCGGACTGTGATACAGGTGCCTGTGTGGATGTGGGAAGAATTGCCATCAACCACAAAAATATTCCAAACATGATCAGCCAGTTCACCAGGGTGCTGGGTGATGCGGGCGTGAATATCTCCAACATGACCAATAAGAGTAAAGGTGACTTTGCCTATACGCTCATAGATGTGTCCACCCCTATATCCGGTGAGGTGGCAAAAGAGCTGAAAAATATACACGGTGTTTATCGTGTCCGTATTGTAAAATAA
- a CDS encoding DUF1015 domain-containing protein: protein MAVVKPFCAVRPQENLASQIAALPYDVYNRKEAKEVTEKNPYSFLKIDRPETQFPDDVDMYAPEVYKKARKIFWNMMEDGDFLQDVDPNFYLYELTRNGHVQTGIVACASIDDYMNGIIKKHENTRVEKELDRIRHVDVLEAQTGPIFLAYRANADFRHLIEVKKKDFPIFNFVSEDGIRHRGWMIYESAMTHKIEKTFRAMDGIYIADGHHRAASAIKAGLKRRQENPNYTGREPFNYFLCTLFADEELEILDYNRVVKDLNGCSEEEFLEKVRERFFVSEPGTEAVSPRQKGEFGMFLGGRWYTLNIKDEYRSPDVVDGLDVALLQNNLLEPVLGIREPAKDPRIDFIGGIRGLGELEKRVLTDCKAAFSMYPTSMAELFAVADAGKLMPPKSTWFEPKLRSGLFIHRI, encoded by the coding sequence ATGGCGGTAGTAAAACCATTTTGTGCAGTGCGTCCCCAGGAAAACCTGGCATCACAGATCGCCGCACTGCCTTATGATGTATATAACAGAAAAGAGGCGAAAGAGGTAACCGAAAAAAATCCATATTCCTTTTTGAAAATTGACCGGCCGGAGACACAGTTTCCGGATGATGTGGATATGTATGCGCCTGAGGTTTACAAAAAGGCCAGAAAGATATTCTGGAACATGATGGAAGACGGAGATTTTCTTCAGGATGTGGACCCGAATTTTTATCTCTATGAGCTGACCAGAAACGGACATGTACAGACAGGGATCGTGGCTTGTGCTTCCATTGATGATTACATGAACGGTATCATCAAAAAGCATGAGAATACCAGGGTAGAGAAAGAGCTGGACCGCATTCGCCACGTGGATGTACTGGAGGCACAGACAGGTCCTATTTTCCTGGCGTACCGTGCAAATGCGGATTTCAGACACCTGATAGAGGTGAAAAAGAAAGATTTTCCTATTTTTAACTTTGTATCAGAGGATGGGATCCGGCACAGGGGATGGATGATTTATGAGTCGGCCATGACCCACAAGATAGAAAAAACCTTCCGGGCCATGGACGGCATTTATATTGCAGACGGCCATCACAGGGCAGCCTCAGCCATCAAAGCGGGGCTGAAACGGCGCCAGGAGAATCCCAATTATACGGGCAGGGAGCCTTTCAATTATTTCCTGTGTACCCTGTTTGCGGATGAGGAGCTGGAGATCCTGGATTATAACCGGGTGGTGAAAGATTTAAATGGCTGTTCCGAGGAGGAGTTCCTGGAAAAAGTAAGAGAACGATTCTTTGTATCAGAACCCGGAACAGAAGCGGTATCTCCCCGGCAAAAGGGTGAATTCGGCATGTTTCTGGGTGGCAGGTGGTATACACTCAACATAAAGGACGAATATCGTTCCCCGGATGTGGTGGACGGACTTGATGTGGCATTGCTGCAGAATAATCTGCTGGAGCCTGTATTGGGAATCCGGGAGCCGGCAAAAGACCCGCGCATTGATTTTATTGGAGGGATCCGGGGGCTGGGTGAGCTGGAAAAACGTGTTTTGACAGACTGTAAAGCAGCTTTTTCCATGTATCCCACTTCCATGGCAGAGCTTTTTGCTGTTGCAGACGCCGGAAAGCTCATGCCGCCAAAATCCACCTGGTTTGAGCCGAAACTCAGAAGCGGACTGTTTATCCACAGGATATAG
- the hydE gene encoding [FeFe] hydrogenase H-cluster radical SAM maturase HydE — protein MREHLYDKIDRLEAGESLDRETYTELIEKRNEDLAGYLFEKAVQMREKFYGNRIYIRGLIEFTDYCRNDCYYCGIRKGNRRAERYRLGREEILECCKKGYSLGFRTFVLQGGEDPWYTDDRITELVGTIKKKYSDCAVTLSIGEKERESYERYFEAGADRYLLRHETVCEEHYKTLHPPSMSYAHRQECLKNLKDIGFQTGCGFMVGTPGQTAENLADELLFLKEFQPAMVGIGPFIPHRDTPLGNQAPGSAELTLYLLGLIRLLLPKVLLPATTALGTISHDGRERGILAGANVVMPNLSASLVQGKYELYDHKIYTGAENAAELELLRSCMKKIGCEVTVDRGDTKMDTR, from the coding sequence ATGAGAGAGCATTTATATGATAAAATCGACCGTCTGGAAGCAGGGGAATCCCTGGACAGGGAAACCTATACGGAGCTGATCGAAAAGCGGAATGAAGACCTTGCCGGTTATCTGTTTGAAAAGGCAGTACAGATGCGGGAGAAATTTTACGGAAACCGCATTTACATAAGAGGACTGATCGAGTTTACCGATTACTGCAGAAACGACTGTTATTACTGCGGGATCCGAAAAGGGAACCGCAGGGCAGAGCGTTACCGCCTTGGGAGGGAAGAAATTTTAGAGTGCTGCAAAAAGGGCTATTCCCTTGGCTTCCGAACTTTTGTGCTGCAGGGCGGTGAGGATCCCTGGTATACGGATGACAGAATCACAGAACTGGTCGGTACCATAAAGAAAAAATACAGCGACTGTGCTGTGACTCTCTCCATTGGGGAAAAGGAGAGGGAAAGTTATGAAAGATATTTTGAAGCTGGGGCGGACCGGTATCTGCTCAGACATGAGACGGTCTGCGAGGAACACTATAAAACCCTGCATCCGCCTTCCATGTCCTATGCTCACAGGCAGGAATGCCTGAAAAATCTAAAGGACATTGGATTTCAGACAGGATGCGGCTTCATGGTGGGAACACCGGGACAGACAGCGGAAAATCTGGCAGATGAACTGCTCTTTTTAAAAGAATTCCAGCCAGCCATGGTGGGGATCGGGCCTTTTATTCCGCACAGGGACACTCCTTTGGGGAATCAGGCACCGGGAAGCGCAGAGCTTACCCTGTATCTACTGGGATTGATCCGCCTGCTGCTTCCCAAAGTCCTTCTACCTGCCACAACTGCCCTTGGAACCATTTCCCATGACGGGAGGGAGCGGGGGATACTGGCAGGGGCCAATGTGGTGATGCCAAACTTATCGGCTTCACTGGTACAGGGAAAATACGAACTGTACGACCATAAGATTTACACAGGCGCAGAAAATGCCGCCGAACTGGAACTTCTTCGCAGCTGTATGAAGAAAATTGGCTGTGAAGTGACCGTAGACCGGGGAGACACTAAAATGGATACCCGGTAA
- the hydG gene encoding [FeFe] hydrogenase H-cluster radical SAM maturase HydG, producing MSYDPKSLKAEEFISHEEIQETLAYAEANKHNEALIDQIIEKAKLRKGLTHREASVLLNCDIEEKNQEIYKLAEQIKKDFYGNRIVMFAPLYLSNYCINGCVYCPYHRKNKHIARKKLTQEEIVKEVTALQDMGHKRLALEAGEDPQNNPIEYILESIKTIYSIKHKNGAIRRVNVNIAATTVEDYRKLKDAGIGTYILFQETYHKESYKKLHPTGPKSNYDYHTEAMDRAMEGGIDDVGLGVLFGLEMYRYEFAGLLMHAEHLEAVHGVGPHTISVPRVKHADDIDPSAFDNGIDDDIFAKLVACIRIAVPYTGMIISTRESKECRERVLHLGISQISGASRTSVGGYSEPEPEEENSQQFDVSDKRTLDEVVHWLMDMKYIPSFCTACYREGRTGDRFMSLCKTGQIQNCCHPNALMTLKEFLMDYAGPETRKIGEELIQSELVNIPRERTREIVVERLAKIENGERDFRF from the coding sequence ATGAGTTACGATCCGAAATCACTGAAAGCAGAGGAATTTATTTCTCACGAAGAAATCCAGGAGACACTTGCCTATGCTGAGGCAAATAAGCACAATGAGGCGCTTATTGACCAGATCATCGAGAAGGCAAAGCTTCGTAAGGGCCTGACCCACAGGGAAGCTTCTGTACTGCTGAACTGCGACATCGAGGAGAAAAACCAGGAGATTTATAAACTGGCTGAACAGATTAAAAAGGATTTCTACGGAAACCGGATTGTTATGTTTGCGCCCCTTTATCTGTCCAATTACTGTATCAACGGCTGTGTGTACTGTCCCTATCACAGGAAAAACAAACATATAGCCAGAAAGAAACTGACACAGGAGGAGATTGTAAAAGAGGTAACAGCTCTGCAGGATATGGGCCATAAGCGCCTAGCCCTGGAAGCGGGCGAGGATCCTCAGAACAATCCCATTGAATACATACTGGAGAGCATCAAAACCATTTACAGCATCAAACATAAAAACGGGGCGATCCGCCGTGTAAACGTAAATATTGCCGCCACCACAGTGGAGGATTACAGAAAACTGAAAGATGCCGGCATTGGCACCTACATTCTCTTCCAGGAAACCTACCACAAAGAGAGCTACAAAAAGCTTCATCCCACAGGCCCCAAGAGCAATTACGATTATCACACAGAGGCCATGGACAGAGCTATGGAAGGCGGTATCGACGATGTAGGTCTTGGGGTACTGTTCGGGCTGGAGATGTACCGCTATGAATTTGCGGGGCTTCTTATGCATGCAGAGCATCTGGAAGCTGTCCATGGTGTGGGACCTCACACCATCAGTGTTCCGAGAGTGAAACATGCGGACGATATAGACCCCTCTGCGTTTGATAACGGCATTGATGATGACATCTTCGCTAAACTGGTTGCCTGTATCCGAATTGCAGTGCCGTATACAGGTATGATCATTTCCACAAGGGAAAGCAAAGAGTGCAGGGAGAGAGTGCTTCACCTGGGAATCTCCCAGATCAGCGGCGCTTCCAGAACAAGTGTGGGCGGTTACAGCGAACCGGAGCCGGAAGAGGAGAATTCCCAACAGTTCGACGTGTCTGATAAGAGAACCCTGGACGAGGTGGTGCACTGGCTGATGGATATGAAATATATTCCCAGCTTCTGTACCGCATGTTACAGGGAAGGCAGAACGGGTGACCGGTTTATGAGTCTGTGTAAAACAGGACAGATCCAGAACTGCTGTCATCCCAATGCGCTGATGACCCTGAAAGAGTTCCTCATGGATTATGCAGGCCCGGAGACAAGAAAAATCGGGGAAGAGCTGATCCAATCTGAGCTTGTAAACATTCCAAGAGAGAGGACAAGAGAGATCGTAGTAGAGCGCCTGGCAAAGATTGAGAATGGAGAGAGGGATTTCCGTTTCTGA
- the hydF gene encoding [FeFe] hydrogenase H-cluster maturation GTPase HydF — MSLNAAPSANRVHISFFGRRNTGKSSLLNAVTGQDMAVVSDVKGTTTDPVQKAMELLPIGPVLLIDTPGMDDDQEGLGVLRVKKAEQVLHKTDVAVLVAEAGKELTPMEQQLIELFEKRELPYLLVYNKMDLLSEEKIPETDHEIYVSAQKGIHIFELKEKLGSLAGEGQEHPLVKDLVSPGDFVLLVIPIDKAAPKGRLILPQQQVIRELLDTGAVPLAVQDDRVEDVLGRLGVKPRLVITDSQVFGKMSRAVPAAIPLTSFSILFARYKGILDGALKGAYTLDDLKDGDKVLISEGCTHHRQCNDIGTVKMPRWIETHTKKTPEFVFTSGTGFPEDLTPYRLVVHCGGCMLNEREMQWRRNQAGSQGVPMTNYGIAIAHMNGILQRSLEIFR; from the coding sequence ATGAGTCTGAATGCAGCACCCTCCGCAAACCGGGTACATATCAGCTTTTTCGGACGCCGTAACACCGGAAAGTCCAGCCTGCTCAATGCGGTTACGGGACAGGATATGGCAGTGGTATCTGATGTTAAGGGGACAACCACCGACCCGGTGCAAAAAGCTATGGAGCTTCTGCCAATAGGCCCTGTTTTACTGATTGATACGCCGGGTATGGATGATGACCAGGAAGGCCTTGGCGTCCTCAGAGTAAAGAAAGCAGAGCAGGTGCTCCACAAAACCGATGTTGCAGTCCTGGTTGCAGAGGCCGGGAAAGAATTGACCCCCATGGAACAGCAGTTGATAGAACTCTTTGAGAAGAGAGAGCTGCCTTATCTGCTGGTCTATAACAAGATGGATTTACTGTCGGAGGAAAAAATACCGGAGACAGACCATGAAATCTATGTGAGCGCCCAGAAAGGCATCCACATCTTTGAGCTGAAGGAGAAACTGGGAAGCCTTGCAGGAGAGGGGCAGGAGCATCCCCTTGTAAAGGATTTGGTATCACCGGGGGACTTTGTGCTCCTGGTGATTCCCATTGATAAAGCAGCGCCGAAAGGCAGACTGATCTTACCGCAGCAGCAGGTCATCAGAGAACTTTTGGATACCGGGGCAGTGCCTCTTGCCGTGCAGGATGACAGAGTGGAGGATGTGCTCGGGCGTCTTGGGGTAAAACCGCGGCTTGTGATTACGGACAGTCAGGTGTTCGGCAAAATGAGCAGAGCAGTTCCGGCGGCTATACCGCTCACTTCTTTCTCTATTTTGTTTGCTCGGTACAAAGGAATTTTGGACGGTGCACTGAAAGGCGCTTATACGCTTGATGATCTGAAGGACGGAGATAAAGTGCTGATCAGTGAAGGCTGTACCCATCACCGGCAGTGCAATGATATCGGCACTGTGAAGATGCCTCGCTGGATTGAAACGCATACCAAAAAGACGCCGGAGTTTGTATTTACCTCCGGAACCGGATTTCCGGAAGATTTGACACCGTACCGGCTGGTGGTGCACTGTGGAGGCTGTATGCTCAATGAGCGTGAAATGCAGTGGCGCAGAAATCAGGCTGGCTCACAGGGGGTACCCATGACAAATTACGGCATAGCCATTGCGCATATGAACGGTATTTTGCAGCGGAGCCTGGAAATATTCCGGTGA
- a CDS encoding GNAT family N-acetyltransferase, with amino-acid sequence MEFVAIDETNRECVNEFIESQWHAAEMVIRGSVVDMTRTEGIVVWEKGNIVGLLTYLIRDGICEIISLDSRQEGRGIGRTLIERIKETARRKKCRRLVVITTNDNIQAIRFYQRCGFDMAHLYHNALNFSRKLKPEIPLIGANGIPLMHEIEFVMDLEPLRNK; translated from the coding sequence ATGGAGTTTGTTGCGATTGATGAGACAAACCGGGAATGCGTCAATGAATTTATAGAAAGCCAATGGCATGCAGCGGAGATGGTCATTCGCGGCAGTGTTGTGGATATGACCAGGACAGAGGGCATTGTTGTCTGGGAAAAGGGAAATATTGTGGGACTTCTGACGTATTTGATCAGGGACGGCATCTGTGAAATCATATCCCTGGACAGCCGCCAGGAGGGAAGAGGTATCGGAAGAACCTTAATTGAGAGGATAAAAGAGACTGCAAGAAGGAAAAAATGCAGAAGGCTTGTGGTGATCACTACAAATGACAACATCCAGGCCATACGGTTTTACCAGCGCTGCGGGTTTGATATGGCCCATCTGTATCACAATGCCCTGAACTTTTCAAGAAAGCTAAAACCGGAGATCCCTCTTATAGGGGCAAACGGAATTCCTCTGATGCATGAGATAGAATTTGTAATGGATTTGGAACCGCTGAGAAATAAATAG
- a CDS encoding [FeFe] hydrogenase, group A codes for MGYMTIDGRKVEFTDEKNVLSVIRKAGINLPTLCYHSEVSTFGACRLCTVEDDRGRTFASCSEVPRDGMVIYTNSGRIKKYRKLIVELLLSAHCRDCTTCVKSGECVLQDLAHRMNITDVRFQNTREIRPLDTSSPSIVRDPNKCILCGDCVRACSEIQGLGVLGFAFRGTDAMAMPAFNKTLAETDCVSCGQCRIYCPTGAISVKTHMDEVWEAIADPDTRVVAQVAPAVRVAVGDAFGLDKGNSVMGKLVAVLHRMGFDEVYDTAFSADLTIMEESKEFLERLGDSSKLPLFTSCCPAWVKFLCDQYPEYKNNLSTCRSPQEMFSAVIKEYYRGYEKNQGKKTVVVSIMPCTAKKMEAVRPNSFTHGEQNTDIVITTTELIRMIKNSGIEFPTLIPEACDMPFGFGSGAGVIFGVTGGVTEAMLRRFADKHDKATMDTVAETGARGEEGIKEFSVTYKGIPLNVCVASGLANAQTVMERIKSGEAHYHIVEIMACRRGCIMGGGQPPRAGDRTKAARKDGLYKADNVTSIRKADENPLIMSLYDTLLKGKEHELLHNDSY; via the coding sequence ATGGGATATATGACGATTGACGGTAGAAAAGTAGAATTTACCGATGAAAAAAATGTGCTTTCCGTCATCCGGAAAGCCGGAATCAATCTTCCGACACTCTGCTATCACTCTGAGGTTTCCACCTTCGGCGCCTGCCGGCTCTGTACTGTGGAGGATGACAGGGGACGTACCTTTGCCTCCTGCTCAGAGGTTCCCAGAGATGGAATGGTCATCTACACCAATTCCGGAAGAATCAAAAAATATAGAAAACTGATCGTGGAGCTGCTGCTCTCCGCCCACTGCCGTGACTGTACCACCTGTGTAAAGAGCGGCGAATGCGTACTGCAGGACCTGGCCCACAGAATGAATATCACGGATGTGCGTTTCCAGAACACAAGGGAAATCCGTCCGCTGGATACCAGCTCTCCCTCTATTGTCAGGGACCCCAACAAATGTATTCTCTGCGGCGACTGCGTACGTGCCTGTTCCGAGATCCAGGGTCTGGGCGTACTGGGATTCGCGTTCCGCGGAACCGATGCCATGGCAATGCCGGCATTCAATAAGACCCTGGCTGAGACTGACTGCGTAAGCTGCGGCCAGTGCCGTATCTACTGTCCGACCGGAGCCATCAGCGTCAAGACCCATATGGACGAAGTGTGGGAGGCCATTGCTGATCCGGATACAAGGGTTGTGGCCCAGGTAGCCCCGGCCGTACGTGTTGCAGTAGGGGATGCCTTTGGCCTTGACAAAGGAAACAGTGTCATGGGCAAGCTGGTAGCTGTCCTGCACCGTATGGGATTTGATGAAGTTTATGATACTGCGTTCAGCGCGGATTTGACAATTATGGAAGAGTCCAAGGAATTTCTGGAGCGTCTGGGTGACAGCTCAAAACTTCCGCTGTTCACCTCCTGCTGCCCCGCATGGGTGAAATTCCTCTGTGACCAGTATCCGGAGTATAAGAACAACCTCTCCACCTGCCGTTCTCCTCAGGAAATGTTCTCTGCAGTCATCAAAGAGTATTACCGGGGTTATGAAAAGAATCAAGGCAAGAAAACAGTGGTTGTTTCCATTATGCCATGTACAGCCAAGAAAATGGAAGCTGTCCGTCCAAACAGTTTTACCCACGGAGAGCAGAACACAGATATTGTTATCACTACCACAGAATTAATCCGAATGATCAAAAACTCCGGTATTGAGTTCCCGACTCTGATTCCGGAAGCTTGTGATATGCCGTTCGGTTTTGGTTCCGGTGCCGGTGTTATCTTTGGCGTTACGGGTGGTGTGACAGAAGCTATGCTCCGCCGTTTTGCAGACAAGCATGACAAGGCAACCATGGATACCGTTGCGGAAACAGGCGCCCGGGGGGAAGAGGGGATCAAAGAATTCTCCGTCACTTACAAAGGCATTCCGCTGAATGTCTGTGTGGCCAGCGGCCTGGCTAACGCCCAGACTGTCATGGAGAGGATCAAGAGCGGTGAAGCCCACTACCACATCGTGGAGATCATGGCCTGCCGCCGCGGCTGTATCATGGGAGGCGGCCAGCCGCCGAGAGCCGGAGACCGCACAAAAGCAGCCAGAAAAGACGGTCTCTACAAAGCGGACAATGTTACCAGTATCCGTAAGGCTGACGAAAACCCGCTGATCATGTCACTGTATGATACTCTGTTAAAGGGCAAAGAGCATGAGCTGCTGCATAATGACAGTTACTAA
- a CDS encoding NADH-ubiquinone oxidoreductase-F iron-sulfur binding region domain-containing protein, producing the protein MMIENREALKKEQEAAQKQIDSFECRILICAGTGCVATGSQKIYEKMQELCKDMPGVSVEFEGHVPHIGVVKTGCQGICELGPLMRIEPLHYQYVKVRMDDCEEIFKRTVLNKEPVERLFYKKGEDSFPTPDDIPFIAKQTRITLENCGRFDAESLDEYIASGGYNALSKALFDMSPRDVIDEVDKSGLRGRGGGGFPTGKKWKQVAAHTDVKEHYVVCNGDEGDPGAFMDGSVMEGDPYRLIEGMTIAAYAVSAQDGYIYVRAEYPLSVERLTHAMAQAEEKGLLGDNILGTDFCFHMHINRGAGAFVCGEGSALTASIEGDRGMPRVKPPRTVDQGLWAKPTVLNNVETFANVPGIVMKGSDWFRTIGTEGSPGTKTFSITGSIENTGLIEVPMGTSLREMIYDIGGGIKGGGEFKAVQIGGPSGGCLTAEHLDVGLDFDSVKKYDAIMGSGGLVVMDENTCMVEVARFFMSFTQRESCGKCVPCREGTKRMLEILERIVDGKGVIEDLDTLEELAAMVKNMALCGLGKSAPLPVISTLKTFRNEYEEHILEHKCAAKCCTAMRRFLINPEFCKGCGKCAKNCPVGAITGVRKQAYNIDNELCIKCGACKDNCAFDAIYVEA; encoded by the coding sequence ATGATGATTGAAAACAGAGAAGCTCTGAAAAAAGAGCAGGAGGCCGCCCAGAAACAGATTGATTCTTTTGAATGCCGTATCTTAATCTGCGCCGGAACCGGCTGTGTTGCTACCGGCTCACAGAAAATCTATGAAAAAATGCAGGAGCTCTGCAAAGACATGCCTGGTGTTTCCGTAGAATTTGAAGGCCATGTCCCACACATCGGAGTGGTGAAGACCGGCTGTCAGGGAATCTGTGAACTCGGACCCCTGATGCGGATTGAACCCCTGCATTATCAATATGTAAAAGTACGGATGGATGACTGTGAAGAAATCTTCAAACGCACAGTCCTGAACAAAGAACCTGTGGAACGCCTGTTCTACAAAAAAGGGGAAGATTCCTTCCCAACACCGGATGATATCCCCTTCATTGCCAAACAGACCAGGATCACTCTGGAAAACTGCGGACGCTTTGACGCGGAATCCCTGGATGAATACATAGCTTCCGGCGGTTACAACGCCCTGTCAAAGGCTCTTTTTGACATGTCTCCAAGAGATGTCATTGATGAAGTGGACAAATCCGGTCTGCGCGGAAGAGGCGGCGGCGGATTCCCCACCGGAAAAAAATGGAAACAGGTGGCTGCCCACACAGACGTAAAGGAACACTATGTTGTCTGTAATGGCGACGAGGGTGACCCGGGCGCATTCATGGATGGAAGCGTTATGGAAGGTGACCCCTACCGTCTCATCGAAGGAATGACCATTGCCGCCTATGCAGTCAGTGCACAGGACGGTTACATCTATGTGCGTGCAGAATATCCGCTCTCAGTAGAGCGGCTCACACACGCCATGGCACAGGCCGAGGAAAAGGGCCTGCTGGGTGACAATATTCTCGGAACTGATTTCTGTTTCCATATGCATATCAACCGCGGCGCCGGAGCCTTTGTCTGCGGCGAAGGTTCTGCTCTGACCGCTTCCATCGAAGGCGACAGAGGTATGCCCCGAGTAAAACCGCCCAGAACGGTTGACCAGGGACTTTGGGCGAAACCTACCGTTTTGAACAACGTGGAAACATTCGCCAATGTTCCCGGTATTGTCATGAAAGGATCTGACTGGTTCCGCACCATAGGAACAGAAGGCAGCCCCGGAACAAAGACATTCTCCATCACCGGCTCCATTGAGAACACAGGTCTGATCGAAGTTCCCATGGGAACCTCACTGCGTGAGATGATTTATGATATCGGCGGCGGCATCAAAGGCGGCGGAGAATTTAAAGCCGTACAGATTGGCGGTCCCTCCGGCGGATGTCTTACAGCTGAACACCTGGATGTAGGTCTGGACTTTGACAGTGTAAAAAAATACGATGCCATTATGGGTTCCGGCGGACTTGTTGTTATGGACGAGAACACCTGTATGGTTGAGGTTGCCCGGTTCTTCATGAGCTTTACCCAGAGGGAATCCTGCGGAAAATGTGTTCCCTGCCGTGAAGGGACCAAACGTATGCTGGAGATCCTGGAGCGCATCGTAGACGGAAAAGGGGTCATCGAGGACCTGGATACCCTGGAAGAGCTGGCAGCCATGGTTAAAAATATGGCTCTGTGCGGACTCGGAAAGAGTGCCCCGCTTCCTGTCATCAGCACCTTAAAAACCTTCCGCAATGAGTACGAGGAGCACATTCTGGAACACAAGTGTGCTGCCAAATGCTGTACTGCCATGCGCCGCTTCCTCATCAATCCAGAGTTCTGTAAAGGCTGCGGAAAATGTGCGAAGAACTGTCCGGTTGGAGCGATCACCGGTGTGCGCAAGCAAGCTTATAATATTGACAACGAATTGTGTATCAAGTGCGGTGCCTGCAAAGACAACTGTGCCTTTGATGCCATTTACGTGGAAGCATAG
- a CDS encoding NADH-quinone oxidoreductase subunit NuoE family protein — MLDKSYYQKTDEIISHYGRRPSALIPIMQDIQAEYRYLPGELLTYVAKEIGVKEAKAYSVATFYENFSFEPKGKYIIKVCDGTACHVRKSMPILEALQKELGLSKKKHTTDDMLFTVETVSCLGACGLAPTLTVNNEVHPTMTPEKALELLTELRGDSV, encoded by the coding sequence ATGCTTGACAAGAGCTACTACCAGAAGACGGACGAAATCATTAGCCATTATGGCCGCAGGCCAAGTGCACTGATTCCCATCATGCAGGACATTCAGGCAGAATACCGTTATCTGCCAGGCGAACTGTTGACTTACGTGGCAAAAGAAATTGGGGTGAAAGAGGCCAAAGCCTACAGTGTTGCCACATTTTACGAAAACTTTTCCTTTGAACCCAAGGGAAAATACATCATCAAAGTCTGTGACGGAACTGCCTGTCATGTCCGCAAATCCATGCCCATTCTGGAAGCCCTTCAAAAAGAGCTGGGCCTGAGCAAGAAAAAACACACTACAGACGATATGCTTTTTACTGTGGAGACTGTTTCCTGCCTGGGTGCCTGCGGGCTGGCTCCTACACTCACCGTGAACAATGAAGTACACCCGACCATGACGCCGGAAAAAGCATTGGAATTACTCACAGAATTGAGAGGTGATAGCGTATGA